The Kineothrix sp. MB12-C1 genome includes a window with the following:
- a CDS encoding PRD domain-containing protein, which translates to MKIKKPLGNNAVLTEDKNGIEQVAIGNGIGFKKRAGDEVEQSKIQNLYIVKDEDTKNSDVEKAIQNIQPDNIVLASKIIKAGEKELGYRCNDSILLALADHLDFAITRAKNNTFFSTPLEWDIRVIYPKEYEFSLKAIQYISDYCKIVIPNQEAPFIALHFINSQINESNSLNDMTETILYTGIIQNILDITRYHYGFKVDQNSFEFSRFVVHIRYFVRRQLGGIEVNNNSELMEVIAEKCPFDYSCAKKIEEFLVRAYKWKISKSELLYLTLHLNRVSTIAKDSDSKNV; encoded by the coding sequence ATGAAGATCAAAAAGCCGTTAGGAAATAATGCAGTATTAACAGAAGATAAAAATGGCATTGAACAAGTCGCCATAGGAAATGGGATTGGATTTAAAAAAAGAGCAGGGGATGAAGTTGAGCAAAGTAAAATTCAAAATTTATATATTGTAAAAGATGAAGATACTAAGAATTCGGACGTAGAAAAAGCGATTCAGAATATTCAGCCTGATAATATTGTGCTGGCCAGCAAAATTATCAAAGCGGGAGAAAAAGAATTAGGGTATAGATGTAATGATTCGATATTATTGGCTTTAGCAGATCATTTGGATTTTGCCATTACACGTGCGAAGAACAATACGTTCTTTAGTACGCCATTAGAATGGGATATTCGAGTGATCTACCCAAAAGAGTATGAGTTCTCATTAAAAGCAATTCAATATATATCGGATTATTGTAAAATTGTCATACCTAATCAAGAAGCTCCATTCATTGCTTTACATTTCATTAATTCTCAAATAAATGAATCCAATAGCTTGAATGACATGACAGAAACAATATTATATACAGGAATAATTCAAAATATATTGGATATAACGCGATATCATTATGGATTTAAAGTAGATCAGAATTCCTTTGAGTTTTCACGATTTGTCGTTCATATTCGTTATTTTGTGCGAAGACAATTGGGAGGAATTGAGGTTAATAACAATTCTGAATTAATGGAGGTCATTGCGGAAAAATGTCCGTTTGACTATTCTTGTGCGAAAAAGATAGAGGAATTTCTTGTTCGTGCCTACAAATGGAAAATAAGTAAAAGCGAACTGTTATATTTAACATTGCATCTTAATAGGGTTTCTACTATTGCAAAAGATTCAGATTCAAAGAATGTTTAA
- a CDS encoding glucose PTS transporter subunit IIA, which yields MSIIDESKELIRLLGGEKNIISLVHCATRLRFQLNDDNKVDTEAINKLRFVLSVVNKGGQYQVVIGPSVLKYFDAINDQIDIKISKESNKKIKKGGLADFVIRCISGSITPLLPAICGSALIRAILSALVNFGVLDETSSTCLVLTAAANAVFYFLPILIGFTLSQQLNVNPYVGAVLGATLLEPNFQSIIGESGTTFLGIPLKAIDYGSSLLPIFIIILIYAYFDKFLRKYVPDGIAMFMVPFLELIILVPLGAIVFGPFGTIISESIAGIVSYLFNLNTAIAGAILGMFYQIFVIFGVHWGLAPICFDSLSRTGLDPYEGTGGIASNYGCAGVAFGAYLKAEKHSKMKAVAASCLSSQLLAGVGEPTLYGIVLKHKRLIPTTMIAGGIGGFIAGLFGGAEKAYVLHNVFSLGFMSYTPMHGILIAIITAFVISTALTYFWAIPESEMEDYRIQKNDIAPLVSKTFQAIESSADGFKKLDVCSPLDGKAIELKDVEDEMFSKGILGKGCAIIPQNNVVAAPCDGEVVVLFPSKHAVGIRAENGSDILIHIGLNTVMNEGNGFREFVEVGDYVHVGDKLIEFDKAELEDKGYNLVTPVIVTNEDSYSNMNIVAKGKIKSGDVIFGIE from the coding sequence ATGAGCATTATAGATGAGAGCAAGGAGTTAATAAGGCTTCTTGGCGGAGAAAAGAATATTATTTCTTTAGTACATTGTGCAACGAGATTACGCTTTCAGTTAAATGATGATAATAAAGTAGATACTGAAGCGATTAATAAACTAAGATTCGTATTATCAGTAGTAAATAAAGGTGGACAGTATCAAGTAGTAATAGGACCGTCAGTTTTAAAGTATTTTGATGCAATTAATGATCAAATAGATATTAAAATTTCGAAAGAATCAAACAAAAAAATAAAAAAGGGCGGGTTAGCGGACTTTGTAATTCGTTGTATTTCGGGTTCCATTACCCCCTTGTTACCGGCTATTTGCGGAAGTGCATTAATTAGAGCAATTCTTTCTGCCTTAGTTAATTTCGGTGTCCTTGATGAAACCAGTTCAACATGTTTGGTTTTGACGGCAGCAGCAAACGCTGTTTTTTATTTCTTGCCTATTTTAATCGGCTTTACGCTTTCTCAGCAATTAAATGTAAACCCGTATGTAGGAGCAGTACTTGGAGCTACTTTACTCGAACCGAATTTTCAAAGTATCATCGGCGAATCAGGAACCACGTTTTTAGGCATTCCTTTGAAAGCAATCGATTATGGCTCCTCACTATTGCCTATATTTATAATCATATTGATCTATGCTTATTTTGATAAATTCTTAAGGAAATATGTGCCGGATGGAATTGCGATGTTTATGGTTCCTTTCTTAGAATTAATTATTCTTGTGCCTTTGGGAGCCATTGTTTTTGGACCTTTTGGAACTATTATATCAGAATCTATCGCAGGTATCGTTTCATATTTGTTCAATTTAAATACAGCCATAGCAGGCGCAATCTTAGGTATGTTTTATCAAATTTTTGTTATTTTCGGTGTTCATTGGGGATTAGCACCCATATGCTTTGATTCATTATCGAGAACAGGATTAGATCCCTATGAAGGAACCGGTGGTATCGCTTCGAATTACGGTTGTGCCGGAGTTGCATTCGGTGCGTATTTAAAAGCTGAAAAACATTCTAAAATGAAGGCAGTTGCAGCTTCTTGTTTATCCTCACAATTATTAGCCGGAGTTGGTGAACCTACTTTATATGGTATTGTCTTAAAGCACAAACGTTTAATTCCTACTACAATGATTGCAGGCGGTATTGGCGGTTTTATCGCCGGATTATTTGGAGGGGCTGAAAAAGCATACGTATTGCATAATGTGTTCTCCTTAGGATTTATGTCATATACTCCGATGCATGGAATTTTAATTGCTATCATTACGGCTTTTGTTATTTCAACGGCATTGACATATTTTTGGGCTATTCCGGAAAGTGAAATGGAAGATTACAGAATTCAAAAAAATGATATAGCTCCTTTAGTATCAAAAACATTCCAGGCAATTGAATCAAGTGCCGATGGGTTCAAAAAGTTAGACGTATGTTCTCCGTTAGATGGAAAGGCAATCGAACTTAAAGATGTAGAGGACGAAATGTTTTCAAAGGGAATTCTGGGAAAGGGTTGTGCTATCATTCCCCAGAATAATGTAGTGGCGGCCCCTTGTGACGGTGAAGTAGTTGTTTTGTTCCCATCAAAGCATGCGGTAGGAATAAGAGCAGAGAATGGATCGGATATTTTGATTCATATTGGATTAAATACAGTAATGAATGAAGGAAATGGATTCAGAGAGTTTGTAGAAGTGGGTGATTATGTTCATGTCGGTGATAAATTAATTGAATTTGACAAAGCAGAATTAGAAGATAAAGGCTATAATCTCGTAACTCCTGTTATTGTTACAAACGAGGATTCATATAGCAACATGAATATAGTAGCGAAAGGTAAGATCAAAAGTGGAGATGTCATTTTCGGCATTGAATAA